A genomic region of Drosophila kikkawai strain 14028-0561.14 chromosome X, DkikHiC1v2, whole genome shotgun sequence contains the following coding sequences:
- the Cubn gene encoding cubilin homolog, protein MKGAAGSRLLWCLGLLLVTDKWLRVEGFVNSPKIISKDGNLIFESGANRNISFRLTGTSRLTINEEYDVLDLLLATGGGSKKRSGGGAKDEWTSSEDIVDVRELAYQLADFERRAFGPNGLNVMLRQQLNRTRGSLALMRRFQTRLRAVENKVDRMKTQLEANGCANAPCENGGTCYNTYSGFRCQCRPAFEGTKCEVDVNECALYEGTDLGCQNGAQCQNQFGTYSCLCQQGWHGMHCTQRRADCSQASAWELCGHGSCVPSSDDAGYRCLCDAGWKTNGLTPVCGVDVDECDEASAAHTPCSTKCINLPGSFTCAPCAAGLTGNGVSCRDVDECQTNNGGCSQSPRVDCINTYGSHICGQCPLGWTGDGFKCERQGPGPGLIDGTGSDSKPATIGNCADRSLCYPGASCYEISGTAVCACPAGMVGFGIGPNGCVNGTARNCQNNPCLNNGICVDSGPSNVTCMCLTGFHPPICEPDPSPCDNNPCKNGGSCRPTTGQGNGDGFVCQCLPGYRDRLCSTRFSSCNALLVGTSGRLKYPPEGTGYEHNAQCAWVIRTNESLVVNVTFHSFDLEDATECRFDWLQVNDGRSAAAQIIGRYCGNHLPHGGNIISSGNQLYLWFRSDNSTAKEGFDLTWTSMQPQCGGRVEFETHGTLASPGSPGNYPKNRDCRWTLLAPIDKRIKLTFFSLQLERHDNCNFDYVQIKDTISGRQLAKYCSSGQPAPLLLATHQAEIHFHSDADGSDTGFQLHYSVEERIPGCGGVFTAREGTISGSSGASQDATAGDPMSCEYEIRLALGELIALQLELLTLGPQDCLEVLDVLDGNVTVLQAKICGSDARGSNLPAYTSLSNRLKIKFYASAGLFRLRYRAACSFTFDSEVGTLTSTGYPNMPRGDRSCSYTIRTAPNTVISVRKIDFQLKSGENDEDDAGCLTTSLRVNDGLNRQILGPYCGAKQPPEEFLSQTNYLQYQLTTDTDTRGRGFKLEYRAVPVANDKCGGVHTRPGDNIRLPVNGMGEYANDATCYWVILAPPNKGIRLHWISFELEGSMDCSFDYVEIFDRLDAQLGSSTAKSLAKYCDNRLPEDLMSHSRQLVIKFTSDYSESDGGFELSYTFEDMGQCGGHIHASAGELSSPSYPMLYSNGLDCDWRLTGARDELLEIQMEVFDLEQSANCSADYLEVMNGGGTDSPLIGRFCGTTIPTRIPSFSNELTLRLHTDAANTARGFRLRWRIFGSGCGGRLRANSGVITSPRYPNAYPHMAHCEWRLTVHQGSGITLLIEDLELESLANCYYDSVKIYNGPWLSGQKPDRTLCQQPTPRDRVIQVDSNEATIVFDTDSSNAMRGFRISYKANCVRNLTATSGTLESLNYMEPFTEDMPINCSWTIHAPKGNSIRLELSHMQRHEEHLPTDLRDGLYVVDGQNIQKLLAPKALNASGEVITVVHNASTLSFLMDYQVVGCMEELRGESGSFHSPNYPGMYPNSMECYWQINVERDHLIKLTITEMDLEESVNCTKDALTVSNHMSEVQVHERHCGSTKKLILTSSGNRMHVRFISDGSHNGKGFEAKYQAVKATCGGTISTRNGVIQSPNYPGNYPEGSHCEWQVEVSKHHRIVFDVQDLDMESGYSCSWDYLEAFDVTEDDGENRQLFKICDKDEDESGKPKMSATNVALVRFVSDDSVSRKGFRLHFHETCGQTVSIDESDFEYIQMGRQASRNESCLWVLQAQEPNKRIIFTVTHIKLREEEEVGGSHYRTEGDCMPEGVHIYEGTEVKGTPRLQFCHSHPPALISNGQALTISVPLLLVEEFEAHYMTMDTACGSYYNALSGRFSTPYYPSSYPVNIECMWYLEANVGNSLSVTFESMDLEDSEGCNRDYLEVREESESGKLIGVYCGNQLPGTIRSRGSLWMAFKSDDDNVGEGFIVSYSYEHHNELNGTDGIVESPHYPSQFQDAQHPYSWRITVDKDYVVVLSVQHLRDVDQPHLRFYDGYSDIGARIEVTDPDEPIRSSSNVLYFTASRGPFRLSWQRLSKEDLRSNRTAEAQMRLCGNELVSVGQAAVTFHSPGYPNGYENGLDCAWSLVASDPGMHAVLSLIRVDLEVFGGENECIADYVRISSGSDLQHWSEPSKICSLRNETSGRTYHGKPHLRVEFVTDGSVNQTGFSGLLRTACGSDIASAKGEVNITEVVRRSSMRINECVWTLKVRQGRRIKIDFPQSLLQNSNLAGPSSGSSGCDNFLLLRNGLDEDSPFLGHGKYCEDNIQDTLETTSNRAYVKFRYWGTARFLVSFRFEELSHACSRRIELKAATDEELISSPYYPNLPHPHSECVWIVTAPPQHRIMLHFRGKFDLTAASKASGDCQQEYVAVNDGSTELRPELGRFCGQRSPDTIYSSGSQLRIHYYTDVTEPHIGFQASVKLASCGGAYYSPDGVIASPPRELLQIHSEEGQPLEECVYTIELEKGNTIELHSQFIKLPAAVNGNCSQHSHLLLEEMEAFGSAGVERISDRLLVCGSEEKNLIGETNKIVLRYRLLDGLPPEDQGFRITYSSVGSRCGETIFAMQGVLQTPGYPDGVRTPVHCVWKLEVPKGRRVRLEIVDFNTGSGNVTRGVGGFISSFRGRLIIANDHKMQSILGRYTNNPPEEVISSDNTMGIDTFLLPINQLRGFRFRFWAYGTSLCQSLDLQENVTKQMTFERTNVTSLVHCSYDIQPPVNSTVLILVKEYNTSSVMMRNTHLCSLISPLKLNRLSKSEALLPRLLCDFETRPQRPVIRVPFSIQMTVSAGVRNSLTNLILGYSMQACGGVHNLEPGDNMTVRQPSGMEGIRGAIDCAWAIGSYADEMTEDDSALQDLQLEVSIRVNLPTPALAPGSTEVRCQHHFLTVYNGPDQNSPKLGEYCQEDVAVNMVVERGLFLEYHADQFNPNATFNVSIKYGSGCGGRLKHPYRSIEFYEQYKNNVECIWEVEAEAGYHIGLSFLNRFFIEDSPGCTKDYLLVQQRDDANGNWTDLRRICGRSAPDQINSTARFMQLIFRSDGDTVGQGFLAKFERNCGGPLYADDEEQMLSSPNYPLGYDKGLYCNWTIKPRNPEVARGVLVSFVEFDLEHAPIVQCLFDNLTVITRDDKDHVSQAVLCGVKQNHEYRALESINLVLRSDNSFAGRGFLLRYSTRLCGGVVSKTGVVESPRQHTDNSLPPSSDCYWNLTAPEGHKFTVKFQLLDFEPHTNCAYDGVEIFAGAVPLERERRGRFCGRINEDLPVISIPQSRGLIHSYSDDRDPSRGFKALVRIVPNCDEQILVNSSARYIFVKFSKANGYDANLDCQIVFRVHRDQQISLEFRSFHVELSADCRKDYVELRDGAGPFADLIGRFCGQDQPPTLTTTRHTLFLRFVTDDQVNDSGFEVAISAVPRLCGSPEIRLASDGVKQVTMSSPSREPGGNYANGVACFWKIIGDKPLSLHFLSFDVEGPDANGSCVADYLKVYNSEDAQLVEQGYGTELIFNGHTSAHNYINYATEHVYCGNAKPDTYFANANEINLKFRSNGMETRPGFQLQITLASNCERHYGGLQGRVYVSETSDCDVMIQAPANHTLSLYYTELVFSSYDCDVEHLEVYDRTNRSLQRVCGYVDMGKSLFTYTDQVRLHVVTGSYLTSLDLTYLASPVEKGPGCGGQFYNTQGIFANPFYPENVRNNTDCRWIVRVPSNNKVLLTFEAFNLGSKTTCHTDYLQILEQDDAGEEREVRRFCGEDNPKVYKSPRSQVVVRFHKTVNYDGVGWVIRFAGVYSNYQIPRHLLGFR, encoded by the exons GACGAACAACGGCGGCTGCAGCCAGAGTCCCCGTGTGGATTGCATCAACACATACGGATCGCATATCTGCGGTCAGTGTCCATTGGGCTGGACAGGGGACGGTTTCAAGTGCGAGCGACAGGGACCTGGTCCAGGGCTGATTGACGGAACCGGATCCGACTCGAAGCCGGCCACCATTGGCAACTGTGCGGATCGCAGTCTATGCTATCCGGGCGCCAGCTGCTACGAGATCTCCGGAACAGCCGTCTGTGCCTGTCCCGCGGGCATGGTGGGCTTTGGAATTGGTCCTAATGGCTGTGTCAATGGCACGGCCAGGAATTGTCAGAACAATCCATGCCTG AACAATGGCATCTGCGTGGACTCGGGACCCTCGAACGTCACCTGTATGTGCCTTACCGGCTTCCATCCACCAATCTGCGAGCCAGACCCCAGTCCCTGCGACAACAATCCCTGCAAGAACGGCGGCAGCTGTCGGCCCACAACCGGCCAGGGCAACGGCGATGGCTTCGTCTGCCAGTGCCTGCCCGGCTACAGGGATCGCCTCTGCTCGACGCGCTTTAGCAGCTGCAACGCACTGCTGGTGGGCACCAGCGGCCGCCTGAAGTATCCGCCGGAGGGCACTGGCTACGAGCACAATGCCCAGTGCGCCTGGGTGATACGGACCAACGAGTCGCTGGTGGTGAACGTGACCTTCCATAGCTTCGACTTGGAGGATGCCACAGAGTGCCGCTTCGACTGGCTGCAGGTTAACGATGGCCGCTCGGCGGCCGCCCAGATCATTGGACGCTACTGTGGCAACCATCTGCCGCATGGCGGCAACATCATCTCCTCCGGCAACCAGCTGTATCTGTGGTTCCGCTCGGACAACTCAACGGCCAAGGAGGGCTTCGATCTCACCTGGACCTCGATGCAGCCGCAGTGCGGCGGCCGGGTGGAGTTTGAGACACATGGAACACTGGCCTCGCCAGGATCGCCGGGTAATTATCCCAAAAATCGCGACTGCCGGTGGACTCTGTTGGCGCCCATCGACAAGCGCATCAAGCTTACCTTCTTCAGTCTGCAGCTGGAGAGGCACGACAACTGCAACTTTGATTATGTCCAG ATCAAGGACACCATATCGGGCCGGCAGCTGGCCAAGTACTGCAGCAGTGGACAGCCGGCGCCGCTGCTACTGGCCACCCACCAGGCGGAGATTCATTTCCACTCGGATGCGGATGGCAGCGATACGGGCTTCCAGCTGCACTACTCCGTGGAAGAGCGGATTCCGGGCTGTGGGGGTGTCTTCACCGCCCGCGAGGGCACCATTTCCGGGTCGAGTGGAGCATCTCAGGATGCCACCGCAGGCGATCCCATGTCCTGCGAGTACGAAATTCGCTTGGCCCTTGGCGAGCTGATTGCCCTTCAGTTGGAGCTGCTGACGCTGGGACCGCAGGACTGCCTGGAGGTGCTGGATGTCCTGGACGGAAATGTGACCGTGTTGCAGGCCAAGATTTGCGGCTCGGATGCGAGGGGTTCCAATCTGCCGGCCTATACCTCGCTGTCCAATCGCCTCAAGATCAAGTTCTACGCCAGCGCAGGTCTCTTCCGGCTGCGATACCGCGCTGCCTGCTCCTTCACCTTCGACAGTGAGGTTGGAACGCTAACCTCGACTGGCTACCCCAACATGCCCAGGGGCGATCGCTCCTGCTCCTACACGATCCGGACGGCCCCCAACACGGTGATCAGCGTGAGGAAGATTGACTTTCAGCTGAAGAGCGGCGAGAATGACGAGGACGATGCGGGCTGTCTGACCACCAGCCTTAGG GTCAACGATGGCCTCAATCGCCAGATCCTTGGACCCTACTGCGGCGCCAAGCAGCCGCCGGAGGAGTTCCTCAGTCAAACGAACTACCTGCAGTACCAACTCACCACAGATACGGACACCCGGGGCCGTGGCTTCAAGCTGGAATACCGGGCGGTGCCCGTGGCCAACGACAAGTGCGGCGGAGTCCACACCCGACCGGGAGACAACATCCGGCTGCCGGTAAATGGGATGGGTGAGTATGCCAATGACGCCACCTGCTACTGGGTGATCCTGGCGCCGCCCAACAAGGGCATCCGTCTGCACTGGATCAGCTTCGAGCTGGAGGGCTCCATGGACTGCAGCTTCGACTATGTGGAGATCTTCGACCGGCTGGATGCCCAGCTGGGCAGCTCGACGGCCAAATCGCTGGCCAAGTACTGTGACAACCGCCTGCCGGAGGATCTGATGAGCCACTCCCGCCAGCTGGTCATCAAGTTCACTTCGGACTACAGCGAGTCGGACGGCGGCTTCGAGTTGTCCTACACCTTCGAGGATATGGGTCAATGTGGGGGTCATATCCACGCCTCTGCCGGCGAACTGAGCTCCCCAAGCTATCCCATGTTGTACTCCAACGGCCTGGACTGCGACTGGCGTCTGACGGGGGCCCGCGACGAACTGTTAGAGATCCAGATGGAAGTCTTCGACCTGGAGCAGTCGGCCAACTGCTCGGCGGACTATTTGGAGGTGATGAACGGCGGCGGCACTGACTCCCCGCTGATTGGACGCTTCTGCGGCACGACCATACCCACGCGCATACCCAGCTTTAGTAACGAGCTGACGCTGCGCCTCCACACGGATGCGGCGAACACTGCCCGGGGCTTCCGTCTGCGCTGGCGCATTTTCGGCTCCGGCTGCGGCGGACGGCTACGTGCCAATTCGGGGGTCATAACGTCGCCCAGATACCCGAACGCCTATCCCCACATGGCGCACTGCGAGTGGCGCCTAACCGTCCACCAGGGATCGGGCATCACGCTGCTCATCGAAGACCTGGAGCTGGAGTCGCTGGCTAACTGCTACTACGACAGCGTCAAGATCTACAACGGACCCTGGCTTTCCGGCCAAAAGCCGGATCGCACGCTCTGCCAGCAGCCGACGCCGCGGGACAGAGTGATTCAGGTGGATTCCAACGAGGCCACCATTGTCTTCGATACGGATTCAAGCAACGCCATGCGTGGTTTCCGCATCTCCTACAAGGCCAACTGTGTGCGGAACTTGACCGCCACCTCGGGCACCCTCGAAAGCCTCAACTATATGGAACCCTTCACGGAGGACATGCCCATCAACTGTAGTTGGACCATTCATGCGCCCAAGGGAAATTCCATTCGCCTGGAGCTGTCCCACATGCAGCGGCATGAGGAGCATCTGCCCACCGACCTGCGCGACGGTCTGTATGTTGTAGATGGCCAGAACATCCAAAAGCTGTTGGCGCCGAAGGCTCTGAATGCCAGCGGCGAGGTGATTACCGTTGTTCACAATGCCAGCACCTTGAGCTTCCTGATGGATTACCAGGTGGTGGGTTGCATGGAGGAGCTGCGCGGCGAGAGCGGCTCATTCCATTCCCCGAATTACCCCGGCATGTATCCCAACAGCATGGAGTGCTATTGGCAGATCAACGTGGAGCGGGATCACCTCATTAAGCTGACCATAACGGAGATGGATCTGGAGGAGAGCGTCAATTGTACTAAGGATGCGCTGACG GTGTCGAATCATATGAGCGAAGTCCAGGTCCACGAACGTCACTGCGGCTCCACCAAGAAGCTGATCCTCACCAGCTCTGGCAACAGGATGCATGTGCGCTTTATCTCGGATGGTTCCCACAATGGCAAGGGCTTCGAGGCCAAATATCAAGCGGTAAAAGCGA CTTGCGGTGGCACAATCTCCACCAGAAACGGTGTCATCCAGTCGCCCAACTATCCGGGCAACTATCCAGAGGGCAGCCACTGCGAGTGGCAGGTGGAGGTGTCCAAGCACCATCGCATCGTCTTTGATGTGCAGGATTTGGATATGGAGTCGGGCTACAGCTGCTCCTGGGACTATTTGGAGGCCTTCGATGTGACCGAGGATGATGGCGAGAACCGGCAGCTATTCAAAATCTGCGATAAGGACGAGGACGAATCTGGCAAGCCAAAGATGTCCGCCACAAATGTGGCTCTGGTGCGTTTCGTCAGCGATGATTCCGTCTCCAGGAAGGGATTCCGATTGCATTTCCACGAGACCTGTGGACAGACG GTGTCCATCGATGAGTCCGACTTTGAGTACATCCAGATGGGACGCCAGGCCTCGCGCAACGAGAGCTGCCTGTGGGTGCTCCAAGCCCAGGAGCCCAACAAGCGCATCATTTTTACGGTGACGCACATCAAGCtgagggaggaggaggaagtggGGGGCAGCCACTACCGCACGGAAGGTGACTGCATGCCCGAGGGTGTGCACATCTACGAAGGTACCGAGGTCAAGGGTACACCTCGCCTCCAATTCTGCCACTCTCATCCGCCGGCCCTGATCTCCAACGGCCAGGCTCTGACCATCAGTGTACCCCTGCTGCTGGTCGAGGAGTTCGAGGCCCACTACATGACCATGGACACGGCCTGTGGCAGCTATTACAACGCTCTATCCGGAAGATTCAGTACACCGTACTATCCCTCCTCGTATCCGGTGAATATCGAATGCATGTGGTACCTGGAGGCCAACGTGGGCAACTCCCTCAGCGTGACCTTCGAGTCAATGGACCTGGAGGATTCGGAGGGCTGCAATCGGGACTATCTGGAGGTGCGCGAGGAGTCGGAGAGCGGCAAACTGATTGGTGTCTATTGCGGCAACCAGTTGCCGGGCACCATTCGCTCGCGCGGCTCCCTCTGGATGGCCTTCAAGAGCGATGACGACAATGTGGGCGAGGGCTTCATAGTCTCCTACAGCTACG aaCACCACAACGAGCTGAACGGCACGGATGGCATTGTGGAGTCGCCGCACTATCCCAGCCAGTTCCAGGACGCACAGCATCCGTACAGCTGGCGCATTACCGTCGACAAGGATTACGTGGTGGTGCTCTCGGTCCAACACCTCCGCGATGTGGACCAGCCGCATTTGCGCTTCTACGACGGCTATTCGGACATTGGGGCACGCATCGAGGTCACGGATCCCGACGAGCCCATCCGGTCCAGCTCGAACGTGCTGTACTTCACGGCCAGCCGGGGTCCCTTCCGGCTCAGCTGGCAGCGACTGTCCAAGGAGGATCTGCGCTCGAACCGCACGGCGGAGGCCCAGATGCGACTCTGTGGCAACGAACTGGTCTCCGTTGGTCAAGCGGCCGTGACCTTCCACTCGCCGGGCTATCCCAATGGTTACGAAAACGGCTTGGATTGTGCCTGGAGCCTGGTTGCCTCGGATCCGGGCATGCATGCGGTGCTCTCGCTAATCCGGGTGGACTTGGAGGTATTTGGCGGCGAGAACGAGTGCATTGCCGATTACGTGAGGATCTCCAGCGGCAGTGACCTGCAGCACTGGTCGGAGCCGAGCAAAATCTGCTCGCTGCGCAACGAGACCAGCGGGCGGACCTACCACGGCAAGCCCCACCTCCGGGTGGAGTTCGTCACGGACGGCAGCGTCAATCAGACGGGCTTTAGCGGCCTGCTGAGGACGGCCTGCGGCTCGGACATTGCCTCGGCAAAGGGTGAGGTCAACATCACGGAGGTGGTAAGGCGCAGCTCAATGCGGATCAACGAGTGCGTGTGGACCCTTAAGGTGCGCCAGGGCAGGCGGATCAAGATCGATTTCCCGCAGTCCCTGCTGCAGAATAGCAATCTGGCCGGACCTTCGTCCGGCTCCTCCGGCTGTGACAACTTCCTCTTGCTGCGCAACGGGCTCGACGAGGACTCTCCCTTCCTGGGCCACGGCAAATACTGCGAGGACAACATCCAGGACACGCTGGAGACCACCTCGAACCGGGCCTATGTGAAGTTCCGGTACTGGGGCACGGCCCGTTTCCTGGTCTCCTTCCGGTTCGAGGAACTCTCGCACGCCTGCTCCCGGCGCATCGAACTCAAGGCGGCCACCGACGAGGAGCTGATCAGCTCACCCTACTACCCCAATCTCCCGCATCCGCACTCCGAGTGCGTGTGGATCGTGACTGCGCCGCCGCAGCACCGCATCATGCTGCACTTCCGCGGCAAGTTCGATCTGACGGCTGCCTCCAAGGCTTCCGGCGACTGCCAGCAGGAGTACGTAGCGGTGAACGATGGCAGCACGGAGCTGAGGCCGGAGCTGGGTCGCTTCTGCGGCCAGCGCAGTCCGGACACGATCTACTCATCCGGCAGCCAGCTGCGCATCCACTACTACACGGACGTCACCGAGCCGCACATCGGCTTCCAGGCCAGCGTGAAGCTGGCCAGTTGCGGCGGCGCCTACTACAGTCCCGACGGTGTGATTGCCTCGCCGCCGCGGGAACTCCTGCAGATACACAGCGAGGAGGGTCAGCCGCTGGAGGAGTGTGTGTACACCATTGAGCTGGAGAAGGGCAACACCATCGAGCTGCACTCCCAGTTTATTAAGCTGCCGGCGGCGGTGAACGGCAACTGCTCCCAGCACAGCCACctgctgctggaggagatggAGGCCTTTGGGTCGGCGGGCGTTGAGCGCATTTCGGACCGACTCCTCGTGTGCGGCTCCGAGGAGAAGAATCTGATTGGTGAGACCAACAAGATCGTGTTACGATACCGCCTCCTCGACGGTCTGCCACCGGAGGATCAGGGCTTCCGCATCACCTACAGCTCGGTGGGATCCCGGTGCGGCGAAACGATATTCGCCATGCAAGGCGTCCTGCAGACGCCCGGCTATCCCGACGGCGTGCGCACGCCAGTGCACTGCGTCTGGAAGCTGGAGGTGCCCAAGGGAAGGCGTGTGCGCCTCGAGATCGTCGACTTTAATACGGGCTCAGGGAACGTGACCAGAGGAGTAGGCGGATTTATAAGCTCATTCCGCGGCCGCCTCATCATTGCCAACGATCACAAGATGCAATCAATTCTGGGCCGCTACACCAACAATCCGCCCGAGGAGGTCATCTCGTCGGACAATACGATGGGCATCGATACCTTCCTGCTGCCTATAAACCAGCTCCGGGGCTTCCGCTTCCGGTTCTGGGCCTATGGCACCAGTCTGTGCCAGAGCCTTGACCTCCAGGAGAATGTGACGAAGCAGATGACCTTCGAGCGTACCAATGTCACCAGCCTGGTCCACTGCAGCTATGACATCCAGCCGCCGGTCAACAGCACCGTTCTCATCCTCGTAAAGGAGTACAACACCAGCTCGGTGATGATGCGGAACACCCACCTCTGCTCCCTGATCTCGCCACTCAAGCTAAACCGCCTGTCCAAGTCGGAGGCTTTATTGCCGCGCCTTCTTTGCGACTTCGAGACCAGGCCGCAACGCCCCGTAATTAGGGTGCCCTTTTCCATCCAGATGACGGTTTCGGCTGGCGTGCGAAACTCACTGACGAACCTCATCCTCGGCTACAGCATGCAGGCCTGCGGCGGTGTCCACAACCTCGAGCCCGGCGACAATATGACGGTGCGACAGCCGTCAGGCATGGAGGGCATCCGGGGAGCCATTGATTGTGCCTGGGCCATCGGTTCGTATGCGGATGAGATGACCGAGGATGACTCCGCGTTGCAGGATCTTCAGCTCGAGGTCTCGATCAGGGTCAACCTGCCGACGCCAGCCCTGGCGCCAGGTTCGACGGAAGTTCGGTGTCAGCATCACTTCCTTACG GTCTACAATGGCCCCGATCAAAATTCCCCCAAGCTGGGCGAGTACTGCCAGGAGGACGTCGCCGTAAACATGGTCGTGGAGCGGGGGCTCTTCCTCGAGTACCATGCCGATCAGTTTAACCCCAACGCCACCTTCAATGTGTCCATCAAGTACGGTTCCGGATGCGGGGGCCGGCTGAAGCATCCGTATCGCAGCATCGAGTTCTACGAGCAGTACAAGAACAACGTCGAGTGCATCTGGGAggtggaggcggaggcgggCTATCACATTGGCCTGTCCTTCCTCAATCGCTTCTTCATCGAGGACAGTCCCGGATGCACCAAGGACTACCTGCTGGTTCAGCAGCGCGACGATGCGAACGGCAACTGGACCGACCTGCGGCGGATATGCGGACGCAGTGCACCGGATCAGATCAACTCGACGGCTCGCTTCATGCAGCTGATCTTCCGCTCCGACGGCGACACCGTCGGCCAGGGattcctcgccaagtttgaGCGGAACTGCGGCGGTCCGTTGTATGCCGACGACGAGGAGCAGATGCTGTCCAGTCCAAACTATCCGCTGGGCTACGACAAGGGCCTCTACTGCAACTGGACAATAAAGCCCAGGAATCCGGAGGTTGCACGCGGTGTCCTGGTCAGTTTCGTGGAGTTCGACCTGGAACATGCGCCCATAGTGCAGTGCCTGTTTGATAATCTCACCGTGATCACCAGGGACGACAAGGATCACGTCAGCCAGGCGGTTCTCTGCGGTGTCAAGCAGAACCATGAGTACAGGGCCTTGGAGTCGATCAATCTGGTCCTGAGGTCGGACAACAGTTTCGCCGGCCGGGGATTCCTGCTGCGCTACAGCACCCGGCTCTGCGGCGGCGTGGTGAGCAAGACGGGCGTGGTGGAGTCACCGCGCCAGCACACGGACAACTCCCTGCCGCCCAGCAGCGATTGCTACTGGAATCTGACGGCGCCCGAGGGTCACAAGTTCACGGTAAAGTTCCAGCTGCTGGACTTTGAGCCGCACACCAATTGCGCCTACGACGGCGTGGAGATCTTCGCCGGCGCAGTGCCCCTCGAACGGGAGCGCCGCGGTCGCTTCTGCGGCAGGATCAACGAAGATCTGCCGGTGATCAGCATTCCGCAGAGCAGGGGCCTCATCCACAGCTACTCGGATGACCGCGATCCCTCGCGCGGCTTCAAGGCCCTGGTCCGCATTGTGCCCAATTGCGATGAGCAGATCCTGGTCAACAGCTCGGCGCGCTACATCTTCGTCAAGTTCAGCAAGGCCAATGGCTACGATGCCAATTTGGACTGCCAGATCGTGTTCCGGGTGCATCGGGATCAGCAGATCAGCCTGGAGTTCCGCAGCTTCCATGTGGAGTTGTCGGCGGACTGCCGCAAGGATTATGTGGAGCTGCGCGACGGGGCCGGGCCATTTGCCGATCTGATTGGACGCTTCTGTGGCCAGGATCAGCCACCGACGCTGACCACCACCCGGCATACGCTCTTTCTGCGCTTCGTCACCGACGACCAGGTGAATGACTCCGGCTTTGAGGTGGCTATCAGCGCTGTTCCCCGGCTGTGCGGCAGCCCGGAGATCCGACTGGCGTCCGATGGTGTCAAGCAGGTGACCATGAGCTCACCGTCGCGGGAGCCGGGTGGCAACTATGCCAACGGGGTGGCCTGCTTCTGGAAGATCATTGGCGACAAGCCGCTGAGCCTGCACTTCCTCAGCTTCGATGTGGAGGGGCCCGATGCCAATGGCAGCTGTGTGGCCGATTACCTCAAGGTCTACAACAGCGAGGACGCCCAGCTGGTGGAGCAGGGCTACGGCACTGAGCTCATCTTCAATGGGCACACCTCCGCCCACAACTACATCAATTATGCCACGGAGCACGTTTACTGCGGCAACGCCAAGCCGGATACGTACTTCGCCAATGCCAACGAGATCAACCTCAAGTTCCGGTCGAACGGCATGGAGACCCGGCCGGGATTCCAGCTCCAGATCACCCTGGCCAGCAACTGCGAGCGCCACTATGGTGGGCTGCAGGGCAGGGTCTACGTGTCAGAGACGTCGGACTGCGACGTCATGATCCAGGCACCGGCGAACCACACCCTCAGCTTGTACTACACGGAGCTGGTCTTCAGTTCCTATGACTGCGACGTCGAGCACTTGGAGGTCTACGACAGGACCAATCGATCCCTGCAGCGTGTCTGCGGCTATGTGGATATGGGCAAGAGCCTCTTCACCTATACGGATCAGGTGCGACTGCACGTTGTGACCGGCAGCTATCTGACCTCCCTGGACCTTACCTATCTGGCCAGTCCCGTGGAGAAGGGTCCCGGATGCGGGGGTCAGTTCTACAACACCCAGGGCATCTTTGCCAATCCCTTCTATCCGGAAAATGTCCGGAACAACACCGACTGCCGGTGGATTGTACGGGTGCCGAGCAATAATAAAGTGTTGCTCACCTTTGAGG CCTTCAATCTGGGCAGCAAGACCACCTGCCACACGGACTACCTGCAGATTCTGGAGCAGGACGATGCCGGGGAGGAGCGCGAGGTGCGACGCTTTTGCGGCGAGGACAACCCAAAGGTGTACAAGAGTCCGCGCAGCCAGGTGGTGGTCCGCTTCCACAAGACGGTCAACTACGATGGCGTGGGCTGGGTGATCCGGTTCGCAGGGGTCTACTCCAACTACCAAATACCGAGGCATCTATTGGGCTTCCGCTAA